Proteins from a single region of Chryseobacterium sp. T16E-39:
- a CDS encoding DUF6263 family protein, with protein MKNIAAIALISIALVSCKKETAKITKVDPKTGKTITVEVPADSIAKVAENAAIKDSAGIYTQTFKLEKGKTYPLTTYQRDVKTMTDPQGKTLNGTSEATDEMSFTVNDIKNNVYDITLNLIAKRNSQTAEGKTIVVDTKQPIPKEDDLKMIWNINRALTSNKLNMKMDTKGNVISITGFEPVYTKVSNAVGTLVKDANQKASVVASLKESFNEKVLKDQFSKNLTMMPKKGVKIGEKWTNTENADPNGKIKVTSNYVLKSVGNGIAEIGVTGGIPKKTDKQAQGAMTHSISSELVQNGTIKFDENTGWITNQNITVKTTQVETISDGKQSQSMKSVSNSSVMVNPSAK; from the coding sequence GGAAACGGCAAAAATTACAAAAGTAGATCCTAAAACAGGAAAGACCATTACCGTAGAAGTTCCGGCTGATTCCATTGCAAAAGTAGCAGAAAATGCGGCTATTAAAGATTCAGCAGGCATTTACACTCAGACTTTTAAGCTTGAAAAAGGAAAAACATATCCTTTAACGACGTATCAAAGAGATGTAAAAACAATGACTGACCCTCAGGGTAAAACATTAAACGGAACAAGTGAAGCAACAGATGAAATGAGTTTCACGGTAAATGATATTAAAAATAATGTTTATGATATCACACTTAACCTTATTGCAAAGAGAAACTCTCAGACCGCAGAAGGAAAAACAATCGTTGTAGATACTAAGCAACCCATTCCTAAAGAGGATGATCTTAAAATGATCTGGAATATCAACAGAGCATTGACTAGCAATAAGCTGAACATGAAAATGGATACTAAAGGAAATGTCATTTCAATTACAGGTTTTGAGCCTGTTTACACAAAAGTGTCCAATGCCGTTGGTACTTTGGTGAAAGATGCTAACCAAAAAGCGAGTGTAGTTGCCAGTCTGAAAGAAAGCTTCAATGAAAAAGTTTTAAAAGACCAGTTCAGCAAAAATCTTACAATGATGCCTAAAAAAGGGGTTAAAATTGGAGAAAAATGGACAAACACAGAAAACGCTGATCCAAATGGTAAAATAAAAGTTACCTCAAACTATGTACTTAAAAGTGTTGGCAATGGTATTGCTGAAATTGGCGTAACAGGAGGAATTCCTAAAAAGACAGACAAACAGGCTCAGGGAGCTATGACGCACAGCATCAGCAGCGAGTTGGTACAAAACGGTACCATCAAGTTTGACGAAAATACAGGATGGATTACCAACCAGAATATTACCGTAAAAACCACTCAGGTAGAAACCATTTCAGACGGAAAACAATCCCAGTCTATGAAGAGTGTTTCCAATTCTTCTGTAATGGTAAACCCTTCTGCTAAATAA